One window from the genome of Crateriforma spongiae encodes:
- a CDS encoding HPF/RaiA family ribosome-associated protein yields the protein MMQVLVHTDNHIQGDDRLTELVQESVTDTLERYQDRITRVEVFLADENSREKFGDEDKRCVMEVRLRGRKPVSVRHHDATVKAAFHGAAEKMLHLLEKTLGRLDHRHDPVVAPE from the coding sequence ATGATGCAAGTCTTGGTGCACACGGACAATCACATCCAAGGTGATGATCGGTTGACGGAATTGGTGCAAGAGTCGGTGACGGACACGCTGGAACGATACCAAGATCGAATTACACGAGTGGAAGTCTTTTTGGCGGATGAAAATAGCCGCGAAAAATTTGGGGATGAAGACAAACGTTGTGTGATGGAAGTCCGACTGAGAGGGCGAAAACCCGTGTCGGTGCGTCATCACGATGCGACGGTGAAGGCGGCGTTCCACGGTGCAGCCGAAAAGATGCTGCACTTGTTGGAAAAGACGCTGGGGCGATTGGACCATCGTCACGATCCAGTCGTTGCACCGGAGTGA